In Cyclopterus lumpus isolate fCycLum1 chromosome 13, fCycLum1.pri, whole genome shotgun sequence, the genomic window TAAGAGCATTTATGTCACCTGAAATAAAGAATGGCAAACATATTaacttcttttttgttgtttttgtaattttcaaCTTGCAACGTAAGGGCTTGAAACACTTTTATAAAGGTAGCATTAAAGACCTACTCTTCAACAAAGACCAATCACTTTCACTCAAACCAGCAAAAGCGTTATCGTTTGGGACAAACAGAGTAAAGTCTCCCTCCTGTTTCAGCAGGTCTGTCAAGCCAGCATCTTCCATCAGAGACAAAAATATCCTGCAgcacagagaagaaaacaacttgGCTGTAATAAACAACTTGGCTGTAATAAAAACCACTGACATATTGCAACAACAGCACTTTCTGATTCCGCCATATGTGCCATGTTGAACTATTGGAAAGATACATAAATATGTGGTTGTGCTGCAGTTTAATACCATTCCAGTCCAGTCCATTTTCACTACACAACATTGCTCTTTACTTACTTAAACCCTCCATTTTCTGTCAGAATCTCAAAAATAGATTGTTGCGCTGGTTTCAACAGAGTCCTCATGAGATGAAGGGCCCCATTGCTTCCTTCTTTACTGCCTCTTACCAGACAGGAATTCTCAATGCACACAGCCTGCAGAAATAATTCACAAGTTAAAGGCAAGGGATTCATTATGTCTCAAAGATATGATGATTGATGGTCAAATAACAGGGGTAATGTATATAGTGTATGTTTAATGGCACACAGCCACAATTTTGGGCACAACTTCAGAGAATAGGACGCACTGTGCGATAGATGAAGACTCTCAGAAATTGTCCTGCAATGGTCTCCAGCCGCTGGCCATTGTACAACTCTCCCAGGACAATCTTTCTTTTCAAGATGTGGTTCTCCAGGATAATCTTGAGCAAAGTCTGATCCATGGACATCACTTCATCTGTAGATTTCccattaaaaatgaaacacacCAGCGGCATTGTACATTTACATCTAATGTATTGGCTTTTGCATCAGAAAtggcatttatatttatattattttgacCATAATGTCCAGAAAGCAGTAGCAACAATTCTAACTATGTGCAAAGACCTATCTGCCATTAAGGACATGATTTACTGAACAGTTCTGTCGGTGAACCACTGTAGCCTATACATCATGAGACATGATGTCCTGTACATGCAAGAATTTGCAGTTTGAATATTCTATTACATTCGACTTTCATGTGCGTTTCTTGTGCATGCTTGTACACCCATTTAAAACCATATGCCTTTAAAGATAAAAGTATTGATCAATGCCCTGATCAATTACACCTTAGTgttacagacaaaaaaacatctttcctCCCTTAGGGTTAAGTCCAGGGGGAGTGGAATACTGCAGGAGCTTTATGCCACGTCAGACTAAATACGTCAAACATGGCATAAAGCTCCTGCAGTATTCCAATAAATCCATGATTTCCCTGGAGCTCCATATATGTACTTTTATATTCACGCAAAGGGGTAATACAAAGTATCCTCCTTTAGTGTGGAGCAACCTAGGTTCATATTTAGCCAAGTGCTCAATGAAAAACAGAGGGGTGTTCAAGATGTAATGAACAGTATTTTGCTCACCATTGAAGGCAACATTGAGGGGAGCTAGCAAAGTGTACTCAGTGCCTGGGCTCATGGCAGCAGAAAGGCCCAGCTCGGACACCATGTCACCAAATGTTGACTGGGAACTTCCTACCAGTTCCATCACCTGTTTAGCTAAAAGGACAAAGAGAATCCCACCAGCATTAAAATATGGATTCCATGAACCGCTTGCgtaatatatattcatagtAAACCAGGTATGCTTAATAAGAGGAAAAGATGGGAGTCTAACCTGAGTCTGGCATGAGCACTTGGTCAATAAGGTGGATGACACCATTGGTGGTAACAATATCCTTCTTAAGCACCATCTTGATGCCGTTGACTGTTAGACTTTCACCATCACAGCCAATCTCAATACTGTTGCCCTCCAGGGTTTCATAAGAGGTGCCAGCCATGATGGCCTCAGAGCACTGGACTGAGTCCAGAAGGTGAAAATTCAGAAGAGCTGAAAAAGCAAGACACAGTTTTTAATTCTTATATAGTTTATTTGTAGATAGATGTTTATTTGAATGCAGCATAGGTCAGTTGGCTGCATGGGCTATTTCATGTTCATGTGCATGTCTCACTGCAGCTGAGGAAAACATGCCTTGGGAACCTGAGGACCCTTTGGATCCCTTGGGTCCTCGAGTCAGAAGACTTGATATTTTGTAACAGTTCTTATTAACTCTGTGTCTGATCTCACATCATAAGGCAAGCTGTGGACCAATAAAAAAGTTTTGGGTTGTTGCCAATTTGACCAGCTTGCTCAATAAAGCAGATGTTTCCTTCTTCTCAGTgttgacacaaaacaaaataatgttacAAATATTGAGATTCCGAactatttcattgttttttcctGGATTTTTCAAGAGCTTACGGTCACTGTATATTTAAAAGCTGTAACTTGCTATGATTGACGATTATGGTGCTACAATTCTTGCAAAATGTCTCAGAAAAATACTCATAGCTCCAGTATATCAATCCTGACTTACTCACAACATGTATATTGGTAACTCTTAAAGTATAAAACCAAAAGTTTCAAATGATGTGATGTATTATTTCACTTTCCATTAACAATTTCATGCGTAACTTGAAACTTCAGACAAACTCGCTTGCCAAATGTGTGTAAGTTCCAGATCAATTGCGGCGTCATCGGTTTTGATTTGAAAAAAGTTcaacatgtaaaaaataaataccttAATAATTGACTTAGTCCAAGAAAAAGACCACCAGGGAATTACAGAATTTAAATATGGTCCCAGTTTGCAACAGTATTATACATCCTCAGTCTCCAATGCAATGTATCAGAAGACCTTGACCTTTATGAATAAAAGTCTAGTTTACCCTTGAGGACCTCCTTGTCGCCCTGAAGTCTCTCTAGCACTTCACTGCCCAGACTCTCAAAGGCTTCGTTGGTGGGGGCAAAGAGAGTGTAATGTCCTGGCTGACCCAGCTTCTCCAAGAATCCAGTGGTTTGAGCCACATCCTAAATGGTGATTTTACCAGCAGGATTatgttaaatgtacttaaatataCAATAGACTGCAGTAGAAGAAATACATAACAATCTAatcatctgaaaaaaataagTATAAGTAATAAGTAACTAAATCGCAAATGCAAACACTGCATGTGTTTTATAATGACCTGCATAGATAAGTTTCAGTccatttttgctgttttttttactcatgcACCTGCAATATTTTCTAAATTGCTCTGCATGCTTGCATTCTATTTTAATGACTTGGAATGTGTTTGCACTTTAGAATCCTTGTACTTGAggtgtttacattattttgtcAATCGCTGTATGTATTTACTCACGCTCAGAGTTGTCAGGTCATCGTCAACCTCAATGACATCCTGGATTGTGTTTCCAACGGCACTGATAACACGGTCAATGACATGCACAACTCCATTGGTGGCAACCTGGTTGCCATAGATAATCCTAGCGCAGTTCACAGTCACCACCTGCACATAACATACACAATGTTATACCCCTGAAAAGTGTTTATAGCACAACTACAACAGGACTATATGGTAAACTTGAATGACAATACTCACCCCCGTAGAATAATGGTTAATTTGGAGACCAAGGTCATTGTACATGGAGGTGACTGTCATTCCATTCTTTAGGTCTTTAGTCAAGAGGCGTTTGTTGGCCATGTGATAATGCAGAGCGTTGTATAGTTCAATGTTGACATTGCTGACCAGCGCACCCCTCATTTCCTGATAAGTGAGGAAAATAAGATGTTAAAACCTCAGAGACAGAGACCTACTAGCTTTTCATTTAGTACTTGACTCACTTCATCCAAAAGATCCCAGGCGTCGTTGCTGGGGGCAAAGAAGGTGAAGGATCCAGATCCCTCAATCTCAGGCTTTAGCTTTGAAACCTCAGCATATTTTTGGGTTGAAGTGGCCTTCACCAGACCCACGGTGCCATACACATGATCAATCGGGGCCACTAAGAAGAAGATTTACAAAAAGCATTATTCGATTAGTCAGCCTGCCATTCTAATAATAGACTTAAAAAGAAAGACTCTACATGTGAGGAAAGTATTCTTCACCATCCTCTTCTAGTTTATTTGGTCTAATTTCAAAACTAGCATACAGCTGTTCTACAGTTGGAGGTATGGCCTTATTTAACCTTTATACATAGACAATGTAGACAATGTAGCATTTAACCCACTGTACCTGCAGGGCAACCACGCATGCCGTCCAACTTCATGTACCCTGGGCAGCACTCATAAAGCACAGTCCTGCAggcaaaatacacacattacaaatgtgtatataatCACAAGTAGAACATGCCCTAAAAGAATCTTTCAACTTAGCTGtgttagatttatttttctggcTGCCATGTTTTGAGTTGAATCATCTTTCCACCTTGgtgtattcagtgtttttagatgtTCCTCATTATCTCCTTTATAACCTAAAGAGACCATGTGATCCTACAGCTTCGGCCAATACCTAATAGAAAGGGGGCCTCAAAGATTATGCTACTATTACAGTAGTAGAGTTATTGTAGCAAGACTTCCTTTTTGAAGCTAAACAATTAGTTTGAACGATTGCACTTATTTGGTTAACCTCAGAAACATTTTGGCCTTAAAAAACTGCAGTATAATTATAGTTGAGTTTTAGGAAATTTTGGGTGACAAGGAACATTTAAAGGGGTTGGTGGTCTTTATGGAAACAGTTGAGCTAAtctgaaaaacaacattattcaaTTGTCACCAGGGGTTTGAGAGCAGTTTTGTTTAACTTTTATAATTTAGTGAGATAACTATTGGGATTTAAATTTATATAAATTGGACACAAATGCTAAAAGTTTTTTGCTGTTGGAAAAACATGTGAGAAGCAGTGTCTGATCTCTACTGTAAATTGTGATGGACAACGTAGCCCGAGGAGGGTAGTAAAATTAAAAGTGCAGCTGCTACGTATAAACATGACTATACCCCTTGGGTCAGCAGGTTTGAACATGTTGGAACTATATCATTGTTTCCAGCTCTTGGAAAACCAGACATTTCACCTCAAATAACTAACACCAATAAAAGAACCACAAGAAATAAAGAACATAGTTGGCGGCCCAGTATATTGTATACTGCCCAGTGCAACGTTAGAAAACTCAAAGCTGTTTCTTTTTCCCATTAATCAGCTCGACATGATTTAAATAATCATAAGAAATAGTAAAAacgtatttggttgtgtttgagAGTGAACAGCGCTGGTTCTActtgacacaaaaaaaggagaaggtAGATGAGGACTGCGTCAATATTTAGCAGTTCCTCTCAAACTGCAGAGAGGTGCACACCAGGAAAGCTCCATATGTGTTCCATAGTTCAAAACAGGTAATAGTGACTTTGCCGGCATGGTTAGCGACAAACAAAGACATAATTGGATTGAATGATCAGATGACTAAAAGATGCTGTACGTGCAGTAATTGTTATTAGTTGCTTATGGGCAAAACACCTCTAATAGTGAGATTCTAACAcctaataaaaatgaattatgCTTTTGTtcagcaaaataaaagaaaaagaagaagaaggagaacacaGCCAGGGTACAAACCGAGGCTTCTGGGTCATAGCTCACTGCAAAGCTTTAACAGATGTATTTGAATCAAAGTTGAATGGAGTTGGGGGATGAGATCACACAAGCTCTATTGGGGCAGAGTCAGCGAAACCCTGCTCCCCCACACAGAGGGATTGTATCTGGCCATGGCGTAGGAAACTTTTTACTTGTCAGCATGTCTATAAAAGAACTGTTCCAAGAACCATGATAATTTTGTCAAACATATTATTAGCTGTATGTGGCTTTATTCCAATACAACCCATCACTAATGGGCAGTTTGGATGTTCGGTTGTACAAAGTCTTCTTAGAGAGCTACTCTGGAAGCGGAAATATTCTAATTTGTTGAATTAAACTTCAGTGGGACAAGTCCAAGTACTTTGGCTGGCTCTTTAAAGCTGTACAGTATAAATTGCCAGACACCATTgtaaaaagtgcaatttaaGCCAAATTTAGAGCATTTTAGTGAGTTAGACTGGATTTGTTTCCATGTTCAAGCTTTTAATGCGTTCCTGCTGCTTCTCTGGTACAGGAGGAGATTACTCTTATTGTATTATATCTTATACAAAAGTTAACCTTGATGCATAAGTTATACCAATGTCAAAGGTGTATGTACTCTGAAATGAGCATAATTAACAACTGATTAGCAAAACTGTTTTCTTTCAAATCAACTCCACTAAAACACATGCTGACTGATACCATTATACATATAATTTAACTgaaataaagatatttaaagGTTTGTTTGGTGAAGGTAATATGATCTGTGTCCCAATAACTATTTTCAATTTATCTTTACAATACCCACTAATGAAAAGTAAACTTCATTAACTAATTAGAACATGTCTGCCTCCAGTGTGGCTCTCTTTTGAATAAATTGTTGTAACTCAAACTTGAACTTACTAGTTATATGTTGTGATTTCAGGACACCTTGCGTCATCACACTATTGTGCAAATCAGTAATCCCGTCTAATGTGTGAATTCAAATTTGGCTTGATTGTCTTTTGATTGATTCCACAGTCCCATGTCAGGCTACCATTGAAATAGATCAAATTATTTGTCTCTTTCCAATATTATAATTTTCCATGATCAATGAGCAGTGTTTATTCATCATGTAGAACTAAGCCTATTTAGAGTGCTAAGCATGACTTAAGTATAATGCAAGCGTCAAGGGCaagctgaatgtgtgtgtctgtgtgtgtgaaagagagagaggaagagagagacttTGAAATAGGCATGGCTTCAATCCATGTTTAAACACAAAAGTGCTGAAGGGGCTGGAATaataagagaaaaaagaggTTGTCTAGAATGGCTGAGCTGAACGCTTTTCCATTCATGAATACAGTCAACATTTGGCAGCCACATCATAGCCTGGAATCAGTGGTTCACCACTCAACGACGACCAGGCTTCCTAAGTTATGAAAACCTTAATGCACAGAAATAGGATTGAACAAGACAGCCCCCAATACAAAAGGTTTAGGGCTGTGtccacaaatgtgtttttcattttaagcGGTATAGTTCATTCAAAGTAAGATAACAGATGTCGGTCTCTAAGGAGACATTCAAGTTTCCATGAAACCTTTCAAGAAGAAGCAGTAGAAAAAGCAGACACTGAAGATAAATcctacatttaacatttttttacaacacTGACATACATGATACAATTTTTAGTCATTGAATGTCCTtggttcattttttaaaaagagaaataactTGTCCGAATGGAAACATGAAACAGCACTTACGCTTTCTTTCCACAGATGGCCCCTCGGTACCAATTACGACAAGTGCTGAAGTACTTCTTCTTGGTCCCCATGACTTGCTGAAGCGCGCAGACATTGGGTCTGATGAGAATAGAGGGTAGAAAAAAGGAATGAAGCATTGATCAGCAGGTAAAACACAGGAGTAATAATGAGGACGACAAACAGCCCCGCTGGGTAAGACATCAGACTGTCAAGTGTGAAGTTTTGTATATATTTGGCAACTGGCCCTGCTGCTTTTGAAACCAGacagtaaaatatgaataatcacAACATCCCCGCCTGCTGGATATGTAATTGGTTTCTAAGATTTGGGCTATAAATTGTCAACTATAACCCTGCTGGTTTGCACCTTTTCCAAGTGAGTTGTAATGTTATTCTAAAACACATGTCATAAatgaacaattatttttttttttttacaattgtgaCTGCATTACAATATAGCAGAGACAAATATGCTGAAATAATTAGAACTAAGCTTGTTATGCTCAAGTCTCAATACTTTTGCATACAAAATTAACTAACGTGACATTACAAGGGTGTACAAATATTCCTGATGAAAGACATTGATAAGCTTACCCTTCTTTTCTTGCCCTGATGCGACTGTGGGCGACAATTTTATCATAAGCTGAAGATTCAACCTCGTCAAATGTGGACAGCACAAAGAGTGCAAAGGCAGCTACAAACAGGAGCTTCATCCTTGATTTCTAAGCTAGCACCTCCAGACACAGAGTGATGGGAGCAGACTGAGAGTGGGAGTTTATATACTGCAAGGCTCAACCTCCACTCATGGAAGATGGCAACATGTCATGCATGGGCCACCCAGAACTTCTCAAAAACCACATTTAATATCCACATatgctgttttttaaatctttttattttgatgattaGTATTTAAATAGGTTATAGAGGAccattcaaaaaaat contains:
- the postnb gene encoding periostin, osteoblast specific factor b isoform X2 is translated as MKLLFVAAFALFVLSTFDEVESSAYDKIVAHSRIRARKEGPNVCALQQVMGTKKKYFSTCRNWYRGAICGKKATVLYECCPGYMKLDGMRGCPAVAPIDHVYGTVGLVKATSTQKYAEVSKLKPEIEGSGSFTFFAPSNDAWDLLDEEMRGALVSNVNIELYNALHYHMANKRLLTKDLKNGMTVTSMYNDLGLQINHYSTGVVTVNCARIIYGNQVATNGVVHVIDRVISAVGNTIQDVIEVDDDLTTLSDVAQTTGFLEKLGQPGHYTLFAPTNEAFESLGSEVLERLQGDKEVLKALLNFHLLDSVQCSEAIMAGTSYETLEGNSIEIGCDGESLTVNGIKMVLKKDIVTTNGVIHLIDQVLMPDSAKQVMELVGSSQSTFGDMVSELGLSAAMSPGTEYTLLAPLNVAFNDEVMSMDQTLLKIILENHILKRKIVLGELYNGQRLETIAGQFLRVFIYRTAVCIENSCLVRGSKEGSNGALHLMRTLLKPAQQSIFEILTENGGFKIFLSLMEDAGLTDLLKQEGDFTLFVPNDNAFAGLSESDWSLLKSDINALRTILLYHFNNGIFIGGGLETGVTNLLKSLQGSNLRVMFANNSMLVNSVQVPDSDIMATNGVIHIINQVLYPGDIPVGSQDLLMLLKRLITYMQIKYISGFRYQEIPLTFMKRISHHIVQQVPDVTKVTRVIQGEPTLTKVTRVIEGEPSFTKVTRVIEGEPSFTKVTRVIEGEPSFTKVTRVIEGEPSFTKVTRVIEGEPSFTKVTRVIEGSSRRTASRRVLAGNRRRGRD
- the postnb gene encoding periostin, osteoblast specific factor b isoform X1, whose protein sequence is MKLLFVAAFALFVLSTFDEVESSAYDKIVAHSRIRARKEGPNVCALQQVMGTKKKYFSTCRNWYRGAICGKKATVLYECCPGYMKLDGMRGCPAVAPIDHVYGTVGLVKATSTQKYAEVSKLKPEIEGSGSFTFFAPSNDAWDLLDEEMRGALVSNVNIELYNALHYHMANKRLLTKDLKNGMTVTSMYNDLGLQINHYSTGVVTVNCARIIYGNQVATNGVVHVIDRVISAVGNTIQDVIEVDDDLTTLSDVAQTTGFLEKLGQPGHYTLFAPTNEAFESLGSEVLERLQGDKEVLKALLNFHLLDSVQCSEAIMAGTSYETLEGNSIEIGCDGESLTVNGIKMVLKKDIVTTNGVIHLIDQVLMPDSAKQVMELVGSSQSTFGDMVSELGLSAAMSPGTEYTLLAPLNVAFNDEVMSMDQTLLKIILENHILKRKIVLGELYNGQRLETIAGQFLRVFIYRTAVCIENSCLVRGSKEGSNGALHLMRTLLKPAQQSIFEILTENGGFKIFLSLMEDAGLTDLLKQEGDFTLFVPNDNAFAGLSESDWSLLKSDINALRTILLYHFNNGIFIGGGLETGVTNLLKSLQGSNLRVMFANNSMLVNSVQVPDSDIMATNGVIHIINQVLYPGDIPVGSQDLLMLLKRLITYMQIKYISGFRYQEIPLTFMSKYVYFFPDVTKVTRVIQGEPTLTKVTRVIEGEPSFTKVTRVIEGEPSFTKVTRVIEGEPSFTKVTRVIEGEPSFTKVTRVIEGEPSFTKVTRVIEGPQYLVGSGTTNIALEGTDLSNINGESERLIQQGSSRRTASRRVLAGNRRRGRD